In Streptomyces hawaiiensis, one genomic interval encodes:
- the rpsP gene encoding 30S ribosomal protein S16 — protein sequence MAVKIKLKRLGKIRSPHYRIVVADSRTRRDGRAIEEIGKYHPTYHPSVIEVDAERVAYWLGVGAQPTEPVMAILKKTGDWQKYKGEPAPAPLLTQPEKAARPSFEAIGGDDEGKGEAITQKKKAEKKDEAAAESASTEA from the coding sequence GTGGCAGTCAAGATCAAGCTGAAGCGTCTGGGCAAGATCCGTTCGCCTCACTACCGCATCGTCGTCGCCGACTCCCGTACCCGCCGTGACGGCCGGGCCATCGAGGAGATCGGCAAGTACCACCCGACGTACCACCCGTCGGTGATCGAGGTCGACGCCGAGCGTGTGGCGTACTGGCTCGGTGTCGGCGCGCAGCCGACCGAGCCCGTGATGGCCATCCTCAAGAAGACCGGCGACTGGCAGAAGTACAAGGGCGAGCCCGCCCCGGCTCCGCTGCTGACGCAGCCCGAGAAGGCCGCGCGCCCGTCGTTCGAGGCCATCGGCGGTGACGACGAGGGTAAGGGTGAGGCGATCACCCAGAAGAAGAAGGCTGAGAAGAAGGACGAGGCCGCCGCTGAGTCCGCTTCGACCGAGGCCTGA
- a CDS encoding RNA-binding protein — protein MLEEALEHLVKGIVDNPDDVQVASRDLRRGRVLEVRVHPDDLGKVIGRNGRTARALRTVVGAIGGRGVRVDLVDVDHVR, from the coding sequence ATGCTCGAGGAGGCTCTCGAGCACCTCGTGAAGGGCATCGTCGACAACCCTGACGATGTGCAGGTCGCCTCGCGTGACCTGCGTCGCGGTCGCGTGCTCGAGGTCCGGGTCCACCCGGACGACCTCGGCAAGGTGATCGGCCGCAACGGCCGCACCGCACGCGCCCTGCGCACCGTCGTGGGCGCCATCGGCGGTCGCGGCGTCCGCGTCGATCTCGTCGACGTGGACCACGTCCGCTGA
- the rimM gene encoding ribosome maturation factor RimM (Essential for efficient processing of 16S rRNA), whose protein sequence is MQLVVARIGRAHGIKGEVTVEVRTDEPELRLGPGAVLTTDPAAAGPLTIETGRVHSGRLLLRFEGVSDRTGAEALRNTLLIADIDPEELPEGEDEYYDHQLIDLDVVTADGTEVGRITEISHLPSQDLFIVARPDGSEVLIPFVEEIVAEIDLEEQKAVITPPPGLIDDRAEIASSREDASGREES, encoded by the coding sequence GTGCAGCTGGTAGTCGCACGGATCGGCCGTGCCCATGGCATCAAGGGTGAGGTCACCGTCGAGGTGCGGACCGACGAGCCGGAGCTGAGGCTCGGCCCCGGTGCCGTACTCACCACCGATCCCGCCGCCGCGGGACCGCTCACCATCGAGACGGGCCGCGTCCACAGCGGCCGCCTCCTGCTGCGCTTCGAGGGCGTCAGCGACCGCACCGGCGCCGAGGCCCTGCGCAACACCCTCCTGATCGCCGACATCGACCCCGAGGAACTGCCCGAGGGCGAGGACGAGTACTACGACCACCAGCTCATCGACCTCGACGTGGTCACCGCGGACGGCACCGAGGTCGGCCGCATCACGGAGATCTCGCACCTACCCTCGCAGGACCTGTTCATCGTGGCGCGCCCCGACGGCAGTGAGGTGCTGATCCCCTTCGTCGAGGAGATCGTCGCCGAGATCGACCTCGAGGAGCAGAAGGCCGTCATCACCCCGCCGCCGGGCCTGATCGACGACCGCGCCGAGATCGCCTCCAGCCGGGAAGACGCCTCCGGCCGGGAAGAGTCGTAA
- the trmD gene encoding tRNA (guanosine(37)-N1)-methyltransferase TrmD, with amino-acid sequence MRLDVVTIFPEYLEPLNVSLVGKARARGQLDVHVHDLRSWTYDRHNTVDDTPYGGGPGMVMKTEPWGDALDSVLADGYETGSRAPALIVPTPSGRPFTQELAVHLSERPWLIFTPARYEGIDRRVVDEYATRMPVYEVSIGDYVLAGGEAAVLVVTEAVARLLPGVLGNAESHRDDSFAPGAMANLLEGPVYTKPPEWRGRDIPDVLLSGHHGKIARWRRDQALKRTTAHRPDLIERCDPKAFDKKDREMLSILGWAPDPAGEPYDRFWRRTDGVEE; translated from the coding sequence ATGCGCCTCGACGTCGTCACGATCTTTCCCGAGTACCTGGAACCGCTGAACGTCTCGCTGGTCGGCAAGGCACGCGCGCGTGGACAGCTCGACGTGCACGTCCACGATCTTCGTTCCTGGACCTACGACCGCCACAACACCGTCGACGACACCCCCTACGGCGGCGGCCCCGGCATGGTCATGAAGACCGAGCCGTGGGGGGACGCACTGGACTCCGTCCTGGCCGACGGTTACGAGACGGGCTCCCGGGCGCCCGCCCTCATCGTGCCCACCCCCAGCGGCCGCCCCTTCACCCAGGAACTCGCCGTCCACCTCTCCGAGCGCCCCTGGCTGATCTTCACGCCGGCCCGCTACGAGGGCATCGACCGCCGCGTCGTCGACGAGTACGCGACACGGATGCCGGTCTACGAGGTGTCCATCGGCGACTATGTCCTGGCCGGCGGCGAGGCGGCCGTCCTCGTCGTCACCGAGGCCGTGGCTCGGCTGCTGCCCGGGGTCCTGGGCAACGCCGAGTCCCACCGGGACGACTCCTTCGCGCCCGGCGCCATGGCAAACCTGCTGGAGGGGCCCGTCTACACCAAGCCGCCCGAGTGGCGCGGCCGGGACATCCCCGACGTACTGCTCAGCGGCCACCACGGGAAGATCGCCCGCTGGCGCCGCGACCAGGCCCTGAAGCGCACCACCGCCCACCGGCCCGACCTCATCGAGCGGTGCGACCCCAAGGCCTTCGACAAGAAGGACCGCGAGATGCTATCCATCCTGGGCTGGGCACCCGACCCGGCGGGGGAGCCGTACGACCGATTTTGGCGCAGGACCGACGGCGTGGAAGAATAG
- the rplS gene encoding 50S ribosomal protein L19, which yields MSHLLDTVDTASLRSDVPAFRPGDTVNVHVRVIEGNRSRVQQFKGVVIRRQGSGVRETFTVRKVSFSVGVERTFPVHTPIVEKIELVTKGDVRRAKLYYLRELRGKAAKIKEKREN from the coding sequence ATGTCTCACCTGCTCGACACCGTCGACACCGCGTCGCTGCGTAGCGACGTCCCCGCCTTCCGCCCGGGCGACACGGTCAACGTGCACGTCCGCGTCATCGAGGGCAACCGCTCCCGTGTGCAGCAGTTCAAGGGCGTCGTGATCCGCCGCCAGGGCTCCGGCGTGCGCGAGACCTTCACGGTTCGCAAGGTCTCCTTCTCCGTCGGCGTCGAGCGCACCTTCCCGGTGCACACCCCGATCGTGGAGAAGATCGAGCTCGTCACCAAGGGTGACGTCCGCCGCGCCAAGCTGTACTACCTGCGCGAGCTGCGCGGCAAGGCCGCGAAGATCAAGGAGAAGCGCGAGAACTGA
- the lepB gene encoding signal peptidase I, whose translation MDTEAQHTERDRSSRPSDSEETTSDSAGPEGRSRFVLVSRVTDWVPGGRITLTLLVCLLFLLSLSTFVLRPFQIPSGSMEQGLRVGDRVLVNKLAYRFGAAPQRGDIVVFDGTGYFGHADYIKRVVGVGGDHVVCCDREGRIRVNGRPVDESGFLYPGDSPSTVAFDVVVPGGTLFVLGDHRSDSSDSRDHLGSPGGGMIPVGDVIGRADWIIWPFGHATRLHRPDAYARVPAAGRAGAHG comes from the coding sequence ATGGACACCGAAGCACAGCACACGGAGCGCGACCGCTCCTCCCGCCCTTCCGATTCCGAGGAAACAACCTCGGACTCCGCAGGGCCGGAGGGCCGGTCGCGTTTCGTGTTGGTGTCGCGTGTCACCGACTGGGTCCCGGGCGGCCGGATCACTCTCACCCTGCTGGTCTGCCTGTTGTTCCTGCTGTCGCTCAGTACGTTCGTGCTGCGGCCGTTCCAGATCCCCAGCGGATCCATGGAGCAGGGATTGAGGGTCGGGGACCGGGTTCTCGTAAATAAGTTGGCATACCGTTTCGGTGCCGCGCCGCAGCGGGGAGACATCGTCGTGTTCGACGGGACCGGGTACTTCGGGCACGCGGACTACATCAAACGCGTTGTGGGCGTGGGGGGAGACCACGTGGTCTGCTGCGACAGGGAGGGGAGGATCCGGGTGAACGGCCGGCCGGTCGACGAGTCGGGCTTCCTGTACCCGGGCGACAGCCCGTCCACGGTGGCCTTCGACGTCGTCGTGCCCGGCGGCACCCTGTTCGTCCTCGGCGACCACCGCAGCGACTCCAGCGACTCCCGCGACCACCTCGGCTCGCCGGGTGGCGGCATGATCCCCGTCGGCGACGTGATCGGCCGCGCCGACTGGATCATCTGGCCCTTCGGCCACGCCACCCGGCTGCACCGCCCGGACGCCTACGCGCGTGTGCCAGCCGCCGGAAGGGCGGGCGCCCATGGGTAA
- the lepB gene encoding signal peptidase I: MGNRGKPRGVPAGPAENLLPTGARRAAGPSGGRTRAERRKLQRKVKRRRRRGAVKEIPLLVGVAVLIALVLKTFLVQAFVIPSGSMEQTIQIGDRVLVDKLTPWFGSKPQRGDVVVFKDPGGWLKDEQPTTQKDDPVVIKQVKEGLTFIGLLPSENEKDLIKRVVGVGGDRVQCCDTQGRVTVNGVPLNEDYLYPGIAPSDTPFDITVPQGRLWVMGDHRNNSADSRAHQDTDYGGTVSEGEVVGRAMVIAWPFGHWNMLEEPNTYASVSDSATGSTAAPELSHRVAPYDSNGTIQLPTPAELPLVMGVVGLRRVWGRRRHRVRSWRGGCGGWRTVRTRRRGASRTPRGIRRPGRGQRRDLRE; encoded by the coding sequence ATGGGTAACCGCGGCAAACCGCGCGGCGTCCCTGCGGGCCCCGCGGAGAACCTGCTGCCCACCGGCGCCCGGCGCGCCGCCGGCCCGTCCGGGGGCCGTACGCGGGCCGAGCGCCGCAAACTCCAGCGCAAGGTCAAGCGGCGCCGCAGGCGCGGTGCCGTCAAGGAGATACCGCTCCTCGTGGGCGTCGCCGTCCTGATAGCGCTCGTGCTGAAGACGTTCCTCGTCCAGGCCTTCGTCATCCCGTCCGGCTCCATGGAACAGACGATCCAGATCGGCGACCGCGTCCTGGTCGACAAACTCACCCCGTGGTTCGGCTCCAAGCCGCAGCGCGGGGACGTCGTCGTCTTCAAGGATCCCGGCGGCTGGCTCAAGGACGAGCAGCCCACCACGCAGAAGGACGACCCCGTCGTCATCAAGCAGGTCAAGGAAGGGCTCACCTTCATCGGCCTGCTGCCCTCCGAGAACGAGAAGGACCTCATTAAGCGGGTCGTCGGCGTCGGCGGCGACCGCGTCCAGTGCTGCGACACGCAGGGGCGCGTGACCGTCAACGGCGTCCCGCTGAACGAGGACTACCTGTACCCCGGAATCGCCCCGTCCGACACGCCGTTCGACATCACGGTCCCCCAGGGGCGGCTGTGGGTGATGGGCGACCACCGGAACAACTCCGCGGACTCCCGCGCCCACCAGGACACCGACTACGGGGGCACGGTCTCCGAAGGCGAGGTGGTGGGCCGCGCCATGGTCATCGCCTGGCCCTTCGGACACTGGAACATGCTGGAGGAACCGAATACGTACGCCTCCGTGTCCGACTCGGCCACCGGGTCGACCGCTGCTCCCGAACTGTCGCATAGGGTTGCCCCCTACGATTCGAACGGAACGATCCAGCTCCCGACCCCTGCGGAACTCCCGCTCGTTATGGGAGTGGTGGGCCTGCGTCGTGTGTGGGGCAGGCGGCGGCACAGAGTGAGGAGTTGGCGTGGGGGATGTGGCGGTTGGCGCACGGTCCGGACACGACGGCGAGGAGCATCGCGGACGCCCCGCGGAATCCGCCGTCCCGGCCGCGGACAGCGCCGTGACCTCCGGGAGTGA
- the lepB gene encoding signal peptidase I produces MGDVAVGARSGHDGEEHRGRPAESAVPAADSAVTSGSDSGAAEDDKVTGEHTTAEGQGPGGTARTPKKPRSFWKELPILIGIALVLALLIKTFLVQAFSIPSDSMQNTLQQGDRVLVDKLTPWFGSEPERGEVVVFHDPDNWLAGEPTADPNALQTFLSWIGLMPSAEEKDLIKRVIGVGGDTIQCVGTGPLTVNGKALDERSYVYAGNTPCSVDDQGGKFKVKVPEGYIWVMGDHRQNSRDSRYNQSDKNHGMVPVKDVVGRAVVVAWPINRWSTLPVPDTFDQSGLNAQPNAAGLPVAPQGIALLGVVPVVLWRRRKP; encoded by the coding sequence GTGGGGGATGTGGCGGTTGGCGCACGGTCCGGACACGACGGCGAGGAGCATCGCGGACGCCCCGCGGAATCCGCCGTCCCGGCCGCGGACAGCGCCGTGACCTCCGGGAGTGACTCCGGGGCAGCCGAGGACGACAAGGTGACGGGCGAGCACACGACAGCCGAGGGCCAGGGGCCGGGCGGTACGGCCCGGACACCGAAGAAGCCGCGCTCCTTCTGGAAGGAGTTGCCCATCCTGATCGGTATCGCGCTGGTACTGGCGCTGCTGATCAAGACCTTCCTGGTGCAGGCGTTCTCCATCCCCTCCGACTCGATGCAGAACACCCTCCAGCAGGGTGACCGCGTCCTGGTCGACAAACTCACCCCCTGGTTCGGCTCCGAGCCCGAGCGCGGCGAGGTCGTCGTCTTCCACGACCCGGACAACTGGCTGGCCGGCGAGCCGACCGCGGATCCGAACGCCCTGCAGACCTTCCTCAGCTGGATCGGCCTCATGCCGTCCGCGGAGGAGAAGGACCTCATCAAGCGCGTCATCGGCGTCGGCGGCGACACGATCCAGTGCGTTGGCACCGGCCCGCTCACGGTCAACGGCAAGGCGCTGGACGAGCGGTCGTACGTCTACGCCGGTAACACGCCGTGCAGCGTCGACGACCAGGGCGGCAAGTTCAAGGTGAAGGTCCCCGAGGGCTACATCTGGGTCATGGGCGACCACCGGCAAAACTCGCGGGACTCCCGCTACAACCAGTCCGACAAGAACCACGGCATGGTCCCGGTGAAGGATGTCGTCGGCCGTGCCGTCGTCGTCGCCTGGCCGATCAACCGCTGGTCCACGCTGCCGGTGCCGGACACCTTCGACCAGTCCGGTCTGAACGCCCAGCCGAACGCGGCGGGTCTGCCGGTCGCACCGCAGGGGATCGCGCTCCTCGGTGTGGTGCCGGTGGTGCTCTGGCGCCGCAGGAAGCCGTGA
- the lepB gene encoding signal peptidase I has translation MGGESMTHTAPRGGGPGTGPVGSRTGQRLSGLAVALGLVLFLGGFAWGAVVYRPYTVPTSSMTPTIDAGDRILAQRVDGAEVRRGDVVVFKDATWANAPMVKRVVAVGGDTVSCCQDGKLKVNGKEIDETYLPKGTPAEMSNFPTVTVPEGRLFLLGDERGNSVDSTAHLTDAASGTVASSAVDARVDAVVWPMKGMLERPTGFEALSTLSSPGPLRTITVLVIAGAVLVLGGGAYGPLAKRAGAARARRASAEPTGVR, from the coding sequence ATGGGTGGCGAGAGCATGACGCACACGGCCCCGCGCGGCGGTGGCCCCGGCACGGGCCCGGTGGGCAGCCGGACCGGACAGCGGTTGTCCGGGCTGGCCGTCGCACTGGGCCTTGTGCTGTTCCTGGGTGGTTTCGCCTGGGGAGCGGTGGTCTACCGGCCGTACACCGTCCCCACCAGTTCGATGACTCCGACGATCGACGCGGGCGACCGGATCCTGGCGCAGCGCGTCGACGGCGCCGAGGTGCGCCGCGGTGACGTGGTCGTCTTCAAGGACGCGACCTGGGCCAACGCGCCGATGGTCAAGCGCGTGGTCGCCGTCGGCGGCGACACGGTCTCCTGCTGCCAGGACGGCAAGCTGAAGGTCAACGGCAAGGAGATCGACGAAACGTACCTGCCCAAGGGCACACCGGCCGAGATGAGCAACTTCCCGACGGTGACCGTCCCCGAGGGCCGTCTCTTCCTGCTCGGCGACGAGCGAGGCAACTCCGTGGACTCAACGGCCCACCTGACCGACGCCGCCAGCGGCACGGTGGCGAGCTCTGCCGTGGACGCCCGCGTCGACGCCGTCGTCTGGCCCATGAAGGGAATGCTGGAGCGCCCCACCGGCTTCGAGGCGCTCAGCACCCTCTCCTCGCCCGGCCCGCTGCGGACGATCACCGTCCTCGTGATCGCCGGCGCCGTTCTCGTCCTGGGCGGAGGCGCCTACGGGCCCCTCGCCAAGCGGGCGGGCGCGGCCCGGGCCCGCCGGGCGAGCGCGGAGCCCACAGGTGTCCGCTGA
- a CDS encoding NUDIX hydrolase, whose protein sequence is MSAEAVGAGQDTYEGGLRKVARVVLLDPQDRILMLHGHEPDDPADAWWFTPGGGVEGDETREQAALRELAEETGITEVELGPVLWRRRCSFPFAGRRWDQDEWYYLARTERTAVAATGLTELERRSVAGARWWTCPELGRAHETVYPTRLAGLLRTLLDEGPPARPVILDPEIV, encoded by the coding sequence GTGTCCGCTGAGGCCGTGGGGGCGGGCCAGGACACCTACGAGGGCGGGCTGCGCAAGGTGGCCCGGGTCGTGCTGCTCGACCCGCAGGACCGCATCCTGATGCTGCACGGGCACGAGCCAGACGATCCGGCCGACGCCTGGTGGTTCACCCCCGGCGGGGGAGTGGAGGGTGACGAGACCCGTGAACAGGCCGCCCTGCGGGAACTCGCCGAGGAGACGGGCATCACCGAGGTCGAGCTCGGCCCCGTGCTGTGGCGGCGGAGGTGCTCCTTCCCGTTCGCGGGCCGCCGCTGGGACCAGGACGAGTGGTACTACCTGGCTCGTACGGAGCGCACGGCGGTGGCCGCCACCGGGCTGACCGAGCTGGAACGGCGCAGTGTCGCCGGAGCGCGCTGGTGGACGTGTCCGGAACTGGGCCGGGCACATGAGACGGTGTATCCGACCAGACTCGCCGGGCTGCTGCGCACGCTGCTCGACGAAGGTCCCCCGGCCAGGCCTGTGATCCTTGACCCGGAAATCGTCTAG
- a CDS encoding DUF2469 domain-containing protein: MSAEDLEKYETEMELKLYREYRDVVGLFKYVIETERRFYLTNDYEMQVHSVQGEVFFEVSMADAWVWDMYRPARFVKQVRVLTFKDVNIEELNKSDLELPSG, from the coding sequence ATGAGCGCCGAGGACCTCGAGAAGTACGAGACCGAGATGGAGCTGAAGCTCTACCGGGAGTACCGCGATGTCGTCGGTCTGTTCAAATACGTGATCGAGACCGAGCGGCGCTTCTACCTGACCAATGACTACGAGATGCAGGTGCACTCGGTCCAGGGTGAGGTGTTTTTCGAGGTGTCCATGGCGGATGCCTGGGTGTGGGACATGTATCGGCCGGCACGGTTCGTGAAGCAGGTCCGGGTCCTCACGTTCAAGGACGTGAACATCGAGGAGCTGAACAAGAGCGACCTGGAGCTGCCGAGCGGGTGA
- a CDS encoding YraN family protein → MIVGAGGGADMTAHLARSAMGKYGESLAARRLAEAGLTVLERNWRSGWTGEIDIVARDGDVLVVCEVKTRREGPFEHPMAAVTPQKAERLRDLAERWIQAHGGAPPGGVRIDVVGVLLPARGAAVVEHVRGVV, encoded by the coding sequence GTGATCGTTGGCGCCGGAGGTGGTGCCGACATGACCGCACATCTGGCACGCAGTGCCATGGGTAAGTACGGGGAGAGCCTGGCCGCACGCCGGCTGGCCGAGGCCGGTCTGACGGTCCTGGAGCGCAACTGGCGCTCCGGCTGGACCGGCGAGATCGACATCGTGGCCAGGGACGGGGACGTCCTGGTCGTCTGCGAGGTGAAGACCCGCAGGGAGGGTCCCTTCGAGCATCCGATGGCGGCCGTGACCCCGCAGAAGGCGGAGCGGCTGCGGGATCTCGCCGAGCGGTGGATCCAGGCACACGGAGGCGCACCGCCCGGAGGGGTCCGCATCGACGTGGTCGGGGTGCTGCTGCCGGCCCGCGGCGCCGCCGTGGTCGAGCATGTGCGGGGGGTGGTCTGA
- a CDS encoding PIN domain-containing protein: MIILDACIVRGLSLDDSSADLLRALRAVGERVAIPWMVAEELLAQRVLSHQEGHDAAAAALANYARHTPWKPRYQVEKPDVERVRKHWTAAFGTLVETLPPSPAAMQAAFFREANALPPCKKQGRNKTGTRDAVIWLSAIEYAREHREETVCFVSGNTTDFGKGSGYPPPMDQDVADLGDRFIHFTKLDEVIERFTKRTETDEVLAAEILGSRTVLISMGEAAEKRLGALSETFPCTTLGREVGQETAVMSAAGWVAVRASLRSVDKLRAYRIGEHEWYTAVVRWRISGIAYFGDGDFSAGSAGSSWTTSVLFTPDAANPRLTILRYDLPLPLSSEEFMSLGLNQAVISLAPLADVILMLAPAIKKLAPRGLPRAYEGALVKQARQSALERRLKAVLADEEDDA, translated from the coding sequence GTGATCATTCTCGATGCGTGCATCGTCCGGGGTCTCAGCCTGGACGACAGCAGCGCCGACCTGCTGCGGGCGCTGCGCGCCGTCGGCGAACGCGTCGCCATTCCTTGGATGGTGGCGGAGGAACTCCTCGCACAACGGGTCCTCAGCCACCAAGAAGGCCACGACGCGGCAGCCGCGGCGCTGGCCAACTACGCGCGCCACACGCCGTGGAAACCGAGGTATCAGGTTGAGAAGCCCGACGTCGAACGCGTCCGGAAGCACTGGACTGCGGCGTTCGGGACTCTCGTAGAGACACTTCCGCCGAGCCCAGCGGCCATGCAAGCGGCCTTTTTCCGCGAAGCGAACGCTCTCCCGCCCTGTAAGAAGCAGGGAAGGAACAAGACCGGGACGAGGGACGCCGTCATCTGGCTCTCGGCGATCGAGTACGCCCGCGAGCACCGCGAGGAGACCGTCTGCTTCGTCAGCGGCAACACCACGGACTTCGGGAAGGGCAGCGGGTATCCCCCGCCGATGGACCAGGATGTCGCTGACCTCGGCGACCGGTTCATTCACTTCACGAAGCTCGACGAGGTGATCGAACGGTTTACGAAGCGCACAGAGACAGACGAGGTTCTCGCGGCCGAGATCCTCGGCTCACGAACGGTGCTCATCAGCATGGGGGAGGCGGCAGAGAAGCGCCTCGGCGCCTTGAGTGAGACCTTCCCGTGCACGACGCTTGGCCGCGAGGTCGGGCAGGAGACGGCAGTTATGTCCGCTGCGGGCTGGGTCGCGGTCAGGGCGTCGCTCCGCTCCGTGGACAAGCTCCGGGCGTACCGGATCGGCGAGCACGAGTGGTACACGGCCGTCGTCCGGTGGCGTATCTCTGGCATCGCCTACTTCGGCGACGGCGATTTCAGTGCCGGTTCCGCAGGCTCGTCCTGGACCACGTCTGTCCTGTTCACCCCGGACGCCGCCAACCCCCGCTTGACGATCCTCCGCTACGACCTGCCCCTCCCACTTTCCTCCGAGGAGTTCATGTCCCTCGGGCTCAACCAAGCAGTCATTTCGCTCGCCCCGCTAGCCGACGTCATTCTGATGCTCGCTCCAGCGATCAAGAAGCTTGCGCCGCGCGGACTTCCTCGGGCCTACGAAGGGGCGCTGGTGAAGCAGGCTCGACAGAGTGCCCTGGAGCGGCGGCTGAAGGCCGTACTGGCGGACGAAGAAGACGATGCGTAG
- a CDS encoding winged helix-turn-helix transcriptional regulator, with product MTAGNRSTPLTRAESDLLQTLSARWTMHILLALHTADGSGRFGEIQEAVTGISNRVLSSRLADLEERRLVSRNVTATRPVSITYRLTDLGQQVAAALTRLREVAKSPFNA from the coding sequence ATGACCGCCGGCAACCGCAGCACCCCGCTGACCCGGGCCGAGAGCGACCTTCTTCAGACTCTCTCGGCCCGGTGGACGATGCACATCCTGCTAGCACTGCATACCGCCGACGGCTCGGGACGATTCGGCGAAATCCAGGAAGCCGTCACCGGGATCTCCAACCGTGTGCTCTCCAGCCGCCTTGCGGACCTGGAGGAACGCAGGTTGGTATCCAGGAACGTGACAGCGACCCGGCCGGTCAGCATCACCTACCGGCTCACCGACCTCGGCCAACAAGTTGCTGCCGCTCTGACCCGCCTGCGCGAGGTAGCGAAGTCCCCCTTCAACGCTTAA